A single Elaeis guineensis isolate ETL-2024a chromosome 15, EG11, whole genome shotgun sequence DNA region contains:
- the LOC105058298 gene encoding L-type lectin-domain containing receptor kinase S.4-like has product MAASIVLPFLVLLLASTSFSFNIDFVNNGFKSTPNLSLDGSARISNGMLQLTNGSEEQIGHAFFSSPIHMLLNNTRAMTPTAISFSTIFVFDIITVGNGGGHGFAFALAPTKTLNGGCCHHLGLLNDSDNGNSSNHLFAVEFDTAYDDVDSNHVGVDINSLDSNVSANASYYTNDSSIEKIELEGGQPIQAWIDYDGIAKILNVTIAPFSIGKPSRPLISYAIDLSSIFKEYMYVGFSSSTGILTSSHYILGWSFRTNGVASSLDLSHLPIPPQPAKASSTSKVIRIKTGVITFLATLLLIALGLSISWHFWQRAKLAETLEDWELDYPHRFPYKDLYRATKGFKETEVLGSGGFGVYKGTLPCTGEEVAVKRISSNSRQGVREFVAEVACLGRMRHRNLVQLQGWCKRNEDLLLVYEFMPNGSLDTLLFEGEKRRLLSWDERFKILKGVASGLVYLHEEWEQVVVHRDIKSSNVLLDTEMNGRLGDFGLARLYERGKKAHTTLVVGTLGYIAPEVSRTGKPMASSDVFAYGILLLEVACGRRPIDPTAPAEQLLLMDWVRECKMRGQLLEVVDPKLGGSYVKEEVELVLKLGLVCSQSIPEVRPTMRQVIQYLNRDDSLANNMALVLSEADSFDLASRNSYLSSFDIVSSSSLSRGR; this is encoded by the coding sequence ATGGCAGCATCCATTGTGCTTCCGTTCCTCGTTCTTCTCTTAGCCAGCACTTCCTTCTCTTTTAATATCGATTTTGTCAACAACGGTTTCAAATCCACCCCTAATTTGAGCTTGGATGGCTCTGCTCGTATATCCAATGGTATGCTTCAGCTCACTAATGGCAGTGAGGAACAGATTGGCCATGCCTTCTTCTCCTCACCAATTCATATGCTGCTTAACAACACTCGCGCCATGACACCGACTGCAATCTCCTTCAGCACCATCTTTGTCTTCGACATCATCACCGTTGGGAACGGAGGCGGCCATGGCTTCGCCTTCGCACTGGCCCCTACAAAGACTCTCAATGGCGGTTGTTGCCATCACCTTGGCCTGCTCAATGACAGTGATAATGGAAATTCTTCCAACCATCTCTTTGCAGTCGAGTTTGACACCGCGTACGATGACGTCGATAGCAATCACGTTGGTGTCGACATAAACAGCCTAGATTCCAATGTCTCTGCAAATGCTTCCTACTACACCAATGATTCCAGTATTGAAAAGATTGAATTGGAGGGTGGGCAACCAATTCAGGCCTGGATCGACTATGATGGTATTGCAAAAATTCTGAATGTGACCATTGCTCCCTTCTCTATTGGCAAACCAAGCCGACCTCTCATATCATACGCCATCGATCTATCATCAATTTTTAAGGAGTACATGTATGTTGGTTTCTCTTCATCGACGGGGATTCTCACGAGTTCTCATTACATCTTGGGATGGAGCTTTCGGACCAATGGAGTCGCGAGCTCCCTTGATCTATCTCACCTACCCATTCCTCCGCAACCAGCGAAAGCTTCGTCGACTTCCAAAGTTATTCGAATCAAAACTGGTGTCATAACTTTTCTTGCTACGCTTCTCTTGATAGCGCTTGGATTGTCTATTTCGTGGCACTTTTGGCAGAGGGCAAAGCTTGCAGAGACTCTTGAGGATTGGGAATTAGATTATCCTCACAGGTTTCCATACAAAGACCTTTACAGGGCAACAAAAGGATTCAAAGAGACAGAGGTGCTCGGCTCGGGTGGCTTTGGCGTGTACAAGGGCACCCTTCCATGCACTGGAGAAGAAGTTGCAGTCAAGAGGATCTCTAGTAATTCCAGGCAAGGAGTGAGAGAATTCGTAGCAGAGGTGGCGTGCTTGGGCCGCATGAGACATAGGAACTTGGTGCAGCTACAAGGATGGTGCAAGCGAAACGAAGACCTCCTTCTTGTCTACGAGTTCATGCCAAATGGCAGCCTTGACACCTTGCTCTTTGAAGGTGAGAAGCGTAGGCTGTTGAGTTGGGATGAACGGTTTAAGATCCTCAAGGGAGTTGCTTCAGGACTCGTCTACCTACATGAAGAATGGGAGCAAGTGGTTGTCCACAGAGACATCAAGTCTAGCAATGTTCTGTTGGATACTGAAATGAATGGAAGGTTGGGCGACTTCGGTCTTGCTAGATTATATGAGCGTGGCAAGAAGGCTCACACGACGCTTGTGGTTGGAACCTTAGGATACATCGCACCAGAAGTGTCGCGCACCGGCAAACCTATGGCTAGTTCAGATGTCTTTGCTTATGGTATATTGCTTTTAGAGGTGGCGTGTGGTCGGAGGCCAATCGATCCCACCGCTCCAGCGGAACAACTACTTCTGATGGACTGGGTGAGGGAGTGCAAAATGAGAGGCCAGCTATTGGAGGTTGTGGATCCCAAGCTTGGGGGGTCCTATGTGAAGGAGGAAGTTGAACTGGTACTTAAGCTAGGACTGGTTTGTTCTCAGTCCATTCCAGAGGTCAGGCCTACCATGAGGCAGGTGATCCAATATCTCAACAGGGATGACAGTCTCGCAAATAacatggcacttgtgttgtcagaAGCTGATTCTTTTGATTTGGCATCACGCAACTCATATCTTTCATCCTTTGATATTGTGTCTTCCAGCTCCCTCAGCAGAGGTAGGTAG